The DNA sequence TGCATTTGGCGGTGAGGTGCAAACAACTTGAGGTAACCATCtaataactttttattttatttatttatttcattttaagtgtTACTCTATTTGTTTATGAAAAATAGCTTTGGTAATGAATGGtggtataaatttttatgcaaaattaCTGAAATAAAGAAGGAAAATGACTAAAGTTTTGTAAGTGAAAAATAAGACCAGCctaattagagagaaaaactgAGCACAAGtgaatatgaattaattttagtagTTTGACCAAAAtaggaaagagaaaaacaaGACTACTTCTTATAGACGAAAAATTATTTAAGGAGcaataattcacaaaataagAACATCCCGTCTTATAGTGTCTTATATTCGCACCACTGCAACTGagggtttttttattttggtactgcataatttaagaaaaaaaatagtacagtACTGTATAAATATCTATTGAGTTacgaaaataaaacaaataagttAAAAGATATCAAAATCTCATGCTCCCTCtgttctcatttttatattttggaagtttcaagttatttgagtcatttttgcaaaaagtaattttttttaattttattatttcttcatctcttttactttattctctcttacttttttcaccatccatttaacacaccattcttaaactccgtaccgaaaagaaatgcctctattaacaaggaacgaagggagtgtcaatgagaataaagtaaaaagattACATGTGCTGATTTTGGTTATAAAGAGAAGTAACACTGTATTAAAATCTCAGACAATCAAATACTTGGTGGGGgattcaaaaataaagaagcagACACGGAATTCCTTGGGCAAAACAGCACTGCAAATCTTGACCGAGAGCCCACACACAAGTAGTAGCTATTCAGAAGCGGTATTACTTTTGAAGATTTCGCCAACCCAAAAAATTTCCAAGGTGTTCCCTGACCTGAACGACATGACAATGGTGGTGGTCGGCCTGATAGCCGCAATGGCATTCCAGGCCGCCATTAGTCCCCCTGGCGGGGTGTGGCAGGAAAACACGACAACACACAAGGCCGGCGATGCAGTGAGGACATCTACGCATCCCAAATTATACAAACAGTTTGTTCGTGCTAACAACACGGCCTTCGTTTCATCAATCATAACAATCTTCCTCGTCACAACCCGACAGCCATCCGGATGCATTCTTTTCCTGCTCATCTCCTTGTTTGCAATGTGGGTATCGCTCGCATCTATTTCACTCAGCTATGGAGCTTCTTTAATGGTCGTCTCTCCCAATTTGGAAACACAATCACTTGTTGTTCTTATTATCATAGTGGNNNNNNNNNNNNNNNNNNNNNNNNNNNNNNNNNNNNNNNNNNNNNNNNNNNNNNNNNNNNNNNNNNNNNNNNNNNNNNNNNNNNNNNNNNNNNNNNNNNNTAATGCGGAGAACTATATATAAAGTGATGATATACCATGGATGGtaaattctccaaagaaaACAGATAATGACTCTTTTAGACTTTGCAAAGGTATAACATGGCCACGCTGGTTAGTATGGCCTATCCGACGTCCGTAAAATCACGTCAACTAGGGAGAGGAGTGTATCCGCCGGCGTCTCTAATCGCTCGAGAGTTGTATGGTGATCGCTCGTCCTTCACAAGTACCATTCCCGGATAATATTACACGCAAATATGAATCCGATGATGTCTAGTGACACAAACACCACTATGATAGTAAGAACAACTAGTGATTGTGTTTCCGAATTGGGAGAGGCGACCATTATAGAAGCTCCGTAGCTGAGTGAAATAGATGCGAGTGACAAGGATATGAGCAGGAAAAAAATGCGTCCACATTGTGATAGTTatcctttttttcatttacctttttaCATTCCCTTTTTCATTGATAACACGTTATACTCATATtctataatgaaattaatatataaaagtgagttcaatattttactaattcatttttccattttttttcataaagtcaaataatttcttaaaactcatgccgagTCAAAATGGGACTGTCAATAGCAGACGGAGGAGTACCATGGTTGGACCtgattagagcatccacatccgtgctcttggAGAAGAGCACGGAATATAATGTGGACCCagacccacttttattcatttttaatttcttgctCTTCCGCAAGACATACTCTCATGTTATTCCATAGTGGATTTAATTCtataataacaatatttttatctctttttttttattatacttacTCCGTTCACGAAaaattattccattttttcattttggaatgatcacaaaaaatagtctaatttttaaaaatgaaaagtttcttTGTCATACTTTACCCactttttattctctcttccaaagttacttactttttcttcatatttctcttactttaattacgtactctttttttccttctctcttattactttattaaatttattttttaaagttctaTGTCATCcataaatagaattttttttttcgatatggagggagtatgtatttCCAACTTGagtaaatttgaattaaagataaatgtaCGACAAAGAGAAATGTCAAACTTACTTGTACTATGTCGTCGataaatagaattatttttttgtcgaTATGGAGGGAGCATGTATTTCCAACTTGAGTAAATTTGCATTATAGATAAATGTACGACAAAGAGAAATGTCAAACTTACTTGTACTATGTCGTCGataaatagaattatttttttgtcgaTATGGAGGGAGCATGTATTTCCAACTTGAGTAAATTTGCattaaagataaaatgtaCGATAAAGATAAATGTCAAACTTACTTTTACAATATCACCTTATAAAGaacttatttcaaataatagcTAATCAAGTAACTCCTAGGCccatatattatatacaaacATAAGCTCATATATTATCAATacatacacatataatgtcaatacagACATATTTTTAGCTCAATCTAGTTAAActaaaatgttaatttattgtatacaaaACATAAGCTcatataatgtcaatacagacacataatgtcaacacaaacaTATTTTTAGCTAAATCTAGTTAAACtaaaatgtcaatttattgtatacaaaACATAAGCCCATGTAATGCCAATACGTACACATTTACCTTTACTCAAAATCGATGTATAGTTTCTATAATGTCCATTTAGtttaaaaaaacagaaatataaGGTTTCAACATGCATTCTTCTCAAAGAAGTATACTATTTCAGTTCATTGCGTAGCATCAACTACATCCAATTGCTGATATAGAGCTTAATTGTGATGATCAGTCcccaaatatacaaaaataagtaaaatcatttaaatatagaCAACAAACAAAGCTCATGTTGCAGAGCGttgagattttaaattttttccagAAATCGAAGGAGCACAGAAATATCAAACATTGATTCAAGCTAGAACAACATACTTATattacaaacaaaaatatcagcatattcacaacaaaatcaaacttCATTATTCTCAAAACTGAAATCaaagaaatcaaacaaaatacttaTATTACAAACTTCTCATTCTCAAAACATtaatctataaaatattttctagtcgaattcaaagaataattaaacatgcATTTACCTTTAGCCGGTTCTTCCTTCGTCGAGTTCCTCTTCCTCTTTCCTTTCTCCATCGTTTTCTTCATTAGTTTCGAACACTCAACGCAAAGTCGAACTTAAATTGCTAGGATTTTGAACTTCAATCGCCAGAATTTTGAATCGATTTCATGTTTTTTGGAAGAATGGCGAGAGGGGATGATGGAACGTCAAGAGTAATTTGTCTTGGGAAGTAAAAGAATTAATTACCTTCTATTTACTCTTCAACTACATTATTGTTTGGATGGACAATTATACCCCTCcgtcattttatttacactgagcattgatatttttttctaacaaaTCTTGACcctatatttaataatttaatgcaTCAAATtaagttgtagttagcaattagatGTGGAGTTAGCAATATATCACTTCCCTTAAACATATACgtaaatatttttctacttaTCTACATTCCATATAAGAAAGTATCTTGAAagaacaattaataaattaaacatgtaaagaatatatttatctcTAAATAACTACTACTAAGGTagaaacatttaattattacatcTACAAAAGTATTACTATATTTAGGATAATGctctacaaataaaatagttggACATACTTTGTAATCTGGTCACGTTAAATCTATGTGACCAAATTTATCTAGTATTCCTCCATTCCAAGATAATCGACTAATATTCCTTTTTGAAACAtcccaaaataaataagtaatttccttttttaatgtCCTCTATGTTACTTTTTCTCTATACTTTTTTAAccatcttactttattcactttcaattttactaacttaactatatttactaataatatatgacTTTAATTTATCTGTACAACATTCCCTCtctataataaaaacaaatatttattactactaacaACAACTGAAATTTACTAATATCACATGAAAACATTCTTCATATTTACTAATAGTATATAACTTATGAATATATAACTtcaaatttactaatatttggAACAaagaaattacaatatttCAGGATACAATATTTGTGAAtacatattttgttataaatttataagaaaaaaatcactCTACATAAACTAAAGGAGTTTATTTTAGAACAATAAAACATTCTCTCTCCATAATAAAAACATTGTGAttattatgcttttttttcatttatcttattACATTTCCTTTTCAATTGTAAATGAGTGGATCCACcattcactaattaattatactcatattctattataaaatctatcaatatataaaatgaaagtttttggagaattttttaaaataccaATTTTGCCCTTTCTGGCGGGAAAACTGTTCACTACAACGGCTGTTGGTTGTATTAAAATctgtattttaattgtaaatctAATTGTAGAATTTTCGGTCACTTATGGAAAATTGTGTACTGGCAGGCCTATATATGTTAAACTGTAGACctacatttttcttcttcccccCTTAAATGAGTCTTCTCTCTCTCCGTTGCATGGgttcttttttcatctcaaacCTGCAAcattgaataatatattttctgaaaaaatttagatgatataattttttctccactcATCAACTAGCAACCGAAGTTTACGTACTTCGTAACCATTTATTTTCCTTACTTTGCTGCCATCTCTATTGTTTCCACAATATTTGTATCTTTAATTTCAGATTGGTGACTCCAAGTTCACACTtaatttttccactttaacaaAATCAGGTTGATGCTATGTGTTGCTcagttaaaagaaaaaatggatgaTGAGTTCTCAGTTTGTGATAATGAGATtaccaagaagaagaaattggtGATTGTGATATGAACCACGAGAAATTTGTAATCGTAGAAGACTCAAAAAACTCCCTGTCACCACTTCATATAACAAATTCTGTCAACTATGTATGTTTAATTTCATACTACAATGTTTTTTAAAGCTATAgcatttttttcatgtttagtttttttttcaatctaaaaTGGTGGCTGTAAAATATGTTTGTTGATCAACATTCttgaactatttatttattcattcaaattttatgtttttttctctttgattCATAGTCTcgcacattttcttttatttgtatcTCTTATATCTTATCCTAACTAATCCATACTCTTCGATCCATAGTACCACATCTCCTCTTTgccatttgttttattttgttttttactcaACTCATAccagaaattgaaattgtataaaaaCGTTTGCcgaatatgaaatgtttcatatAAAGTGGGTTGAGAGAAGTACATTTCTCTTCTgttattatttatcatatttttaattgtttatagtGTTATGAATACTTATTGTAATTAACACATATCCTTAATTATGAACATCATTAATATTCTCTTTATCctctttttttaatcatgtttttttcatatactTACCTTAGAatttatcttcattatttgaaaattttatgtgcCGTGCATAGCACGAGTGATAACATTAGTTAATAACAGACGGGGGAGTACCATGGTTGACCtgattagagcatccacatccGTGTTCTTCTCCAAGAGCACAGAATGTGGATCCagacccacttttattcatttttaatttcttgttctTCCGCAAGACATGCTCTTATGTTCTTCCATAGTGGATTTAATTCTATAATAACAATACTTttatctcttctttttttttattatgcttacttcgtccacgaaaaattgtcccatttttttattatgagatgttcacaaaaaatagtctaatttctaaaaatgaaaagtaatgGAAAGTTTCTATGTCATACTTTATCCACTTTTTATTCTCTCATTAATACGTTACTTACTTcttcttcatatttctcttactttaattacctactctttttttccttctcttattactttattaattttttttaattaaagttcTATATCGTCcataaatagaattatttttttttcgatatggagggagtatgtatttCTAACTTGACTAAATTTGCATTAAAGATAAATGTACGACAAAGATAAATGTCAAACTTACTTGTACTATGTCGTCcataaatagaattatttttttttcgatatGGAGGGAGCAAAACATGACTAAATTTGCATTAAAGATTAATGTACGACGAAGATAAATGTCAAACTTACTTTTACAATATCACCTTATAAAGTacttatttcaaataatagcTAATCAAGACTAACTCCTAGGCTATGGAGTACAATTTACCCTTGGAATTAAGTGTTAttctaattgaattaatttgtaactaatattgataatattattgtattttttataaatgaatatgcATACAAATAAGTGTTAttctaattgaattaatttgtaacttattgtcatttaatttatttttacatataattatttttattataagcATAAGAGGAAAacgaaaaagaaatagtacATTTTTCGGTATGAATAGTTCACAAATATTTTACTAGTcacatttaataatttaaaaaaaaatgtaaatgttGAGAACTAAATAATGAGAATTGATTCATTTCGGACTTCAGACTTTTTTTTGATTGGCGatttgaaaggaaaaaatgtAAACACCTTAAAGTCCACACATCTTCACAAGCTTTTAtatgtaagaaaaaaattatggaaacGCCATCACTTAATAGAGTTACATCAAATGGATAAAATGAACATCTATAATGCTGCAAAAACTGGAGATATAGCAACATTGCAAGCTGAAGATCCGAATGTTGTCTGTGAAGTTTCATTTGCACGTTCACGAAATGTTCTACACATAGCAGCGATGCATGGGCACGAAAACATCGTTGAGATGTTGACATCCCACATGCAGCTAGCTCGGGATTTAGACTCGCAAAATTCGACACCACTTCACATTGCAGCAGCACAAGGGAGTGTTGAAGTAGCCTCAATATTGTTGTCAATGGCCAACGAGACACTCTGGTGGCGAGACTGTCATGGTTTGAACCCGGTTCATATTGCAGCCATCCATGGCCGTGTTGATATCTTGGCCATGCTGCTTCAAAAACTTATCTCCGGCTATGGAGAGGGTGCATCGTGGAGAAACAGTGCTGCACTTGTGCGTCAAACATGATCAACTGAAGGCATTGGAGGTTTTGGTGGAAAGGTTGGGGGAATTTTTATGTGCGAAGGATGATGATGGTGAGACAATATTGCATTTGGCGGCTAGGTGCAAACAACCCGAGgtaactatttaaatagtattgtttttttcaatttaaatattctttatGTCTATGAAAAAGTCTTGATAGAGGacgaaaaatataaaaaaataattaaatactactagtgttagtgaaaaatgaaaaattccTTAGAGAGAGAACTGAGAAACAGagcatatataaaaacaaattaattttagtatatcGACCAAATTGGACACTGGACAGTATTTAATGTCTTATATTCCCACCATCCTGTCTACTTGAGGTATTTCATTTTAGGACGGTacttgattttaaaatataagtactctttaaatttcaatttttcggcacgagattaagaaaaaaaatgtggaatatattaaataaaatgatacccCCTCTGTCCCAATATATTAGACCCATATATCTCAACATACATGAgccatttctatttatggtaaaaatttattttattaccaATTCCACTTACACCACAAAACAATATCTCCTAAATTCCCGTGCTCAAAAGAAAGGAGTCTAATATCttaggacgaagggagtactaataaaataagagagaggaaaaagtagaaagaaggaaaagtaaaagtgagaGAAGGTGTTAGCActaattttttagttaaaaattgaaatgactctactatgttggaacggagggagtaatgtttaatgaattaagtgatgagaaaataatataaataaatgaaggaAGATtagattacaaaataaattaagtaaagtGAAtagatattatgtgttgattttGTCAGACCATCAAATACTTGGTTGAGGttgttaaaataaagaagcagACACGGAATTTGATGGGCAAAACAGCACTGCAAATCTTGACCGAGAGGCCAAAGGCATGTGATCTCCAGACACAAATGGAAACACTTATAATGTTTCGGGAAACACGAATCATGTCTGAGGTGTTCCCTGACCTGAGCGACACGacaatggtggtggtgggCCTGATAGCCGCAATGGCATTCCAAGCCGCCATTAGTCCCCCTGGCGGTGTGTGGCAGGATACAAAAAAGGTCGGCGAAGCGGTGATGGCATCTACTCATCCCATACTATACAAACAGTTCGTCGGTGCTAACACCACCGCTTTCGTTTCATCAATTTTCACAATCTTCCTCATCACGACCCGACAGCCATCCGGACGCATTCTTTTCCTGCTCATCTCGTTGTTTGCAATGTGGGTGTCGCTCGCATCTATTGCTCTCAGCTATAGAGCTTCTGTAATGGTGGTCGCGCCTCATACCGAAACACTTTCCCTTGTTCATACAATTATCATAGTGGTGGTTGTGTCACTAGGCATCCTAGGGTTCATATTTGTGTATAATATTGTACGAGGACTGTGCTTAAACCGGACGAGTGATCACCATACAACCATCGGACGACTGAAGAATTTGATTTATGAACTACTCAACCGAGTTGACCTCGTTGTACGACGCTCGGATGGATGATGATTCTGGATCTGTGCAATTGTGACCACACTTACCTTTGCAAAATCTACAAGACttgttatgtgttttttttcgtATTTATGTGTTTAGTACACATTTGTTTCCTTCCTTTGTATGCATGGTATTAATTGATTGAATTGACACCCGACATACCAAATTTGTGCGAAATATAATGCACACAAGTTTGATATGCGAGATATGAATTCAACCAATTTATACGATTGCATGCATAATATGCAAAATctgtgaaaataaaattatatacgaGTGAGCAATTGTTTTGCattgtttaataaattatgctTGTAGCTTTGTTAGAAGAACgtgaattttatgtttaaaagaGTTGAAACAATGATGATGAATTGATGATCGAAGCCACTTGGTCATTGCGAAAATAAAAGGTAATGAAGATGGATTTATCCAGTTGGACTCGTTGGGTTAtgatatggagtactatattgtactccctccgtcccaagagaATATGcaatttccaattttgaaaactctTTTCTCTAACGAGATGTGATTCAT is a window from the Salvia hispanica cultivar TCC Black 2014 chromosome 1, UniMelb_Shisp_WGS_1.0, whole genome shotgun sequence genome containing:
- the LOC125199420 gene encoding ankyrin repeat-containing protein ITN1-like; translation: MNIYNAAKTGDIATLQAEDPNVVCEVSFARSRNVLHIAAMHGHENIVEMLTSHMQLARDLDSQNSTPLHIAAAQGSVEVASILLSMANETLWWRDCHGLNPVHIAAIHGRVDILAMLLQKLISGYGEGASWRNSAALTIKYLVEVVKIKKQTRNLMGKTALQILTERPKACDLQTQMETLIMFRETRIMSEVFPDLSDTTMVVVGLIAAMAFQAAISPPGGVWQDTKKVGEAVMASTHPILYKQFVGANTTAFVSSIFTIFLITTRQPSGRILFLLISLFAMWVSLASIALSYRASVMVVAPHTETLSLVHTIIIVVVVSLGILGFIFVYNIVRGLCLNRTSDHHTTIGRLKNLIYELLNRVDLVVRRSDG